GGAAACTCATGTCATTCCAGGAGGCCAGTGCTATTTGGGACACACCTTGGGCCCCTCgggtgctgctgtcactgacaGGAATGAGACCCGCCCATCCCCCAGCATTTTCTCTCTGCGCTCATTGGCTGCCGGCAGTTCTACAAAGCAACGTCCACTCTCCTGTCCTCCCCCCACAAACCCACTCACATGGTTCCTCCCACCCTCTCAGCAgacccctggttaccaggcaacgAAGCCCCGCGCGATTTACAGGAGTCTCTGCCAACTGAATCCCCACAATACACAGCGAACCCGTTACCTGAGTCTCTCACAGTGCCACTTCCCTCCCGCCCTTCCTTTCTATACCAGCCCGGCCCTGCCCACTTTATTTTCTTCCCTCAGGCTTCTGCCCAACCCGCAGACACCCCGCCCCCTCTCTCTGATTGGTTTACGTTACAGAGCAGTTTACACCACTAATCCAGTTACTTGGCAACACCCGTTTGCTCAGCCAATCAATGCACATTTCCGCATATTCACGCTCCAATATCAGGAGCTGTACAAATCACGTGTCTCTCGTCTCGCACGCCCACTGTCACACACTGAAGGGGATAAGGAAGCTCCGGTGTGATTGGCTGATTGTTTAGGGGGCGGGGTGTATTTAGCGACAACTCCAGAAGCTGCAGCCTGAGCTTTACACACGCCCACCCCTCAGGAACAGGCCCGGAGCGTGTGTATGTGGAGCCCCAATAAAGGAGCAGTTTTATTatagataatattcattttagcCCAGACTCTTACCACTACCCTGTGTTATTCCTTACTGCCTGCAGGATTGCTGCGACTTCTACTTATCTTACCTGTCCCCTTTCATTTGTCAATTGTCTGCTGAGAGGGTCTCACTCCTTCACTGTCACTTCTCACCTCAGCACCCCCTGATACACCTCAGCACCCCCTCCTAAACCTCAGCACCCCCTTCTACCCCTCAGCACTCCCTTCTACCCCTCAGCACCCACTCCTACACCTCAGCACCCCCTCCTACTGTACACCTCAGCACCCCAATGCACCCCCTGATACACACCCACCCCTACACCTCAGCACCCACTCCTACACTTCAGCACCCCCTCCTAAACCTCAGCACCCCCTGATACACCTCAGCACCCCCTCCTACTGTACACCTCAGCACTCCCTGATGCACACCCACCCCTACACCTCAGCACCCCCTGATACACACCCACCCCTACACCTCAGCACCCCCTTATACACCTCAGCACCCACTCCTACACTTCAGTACCCCCTTATAGACCTCAGCACCCCCCCTAAACCTCAGCACCCCCTTCTACCCCTCAGCACTCCCTCCTGCACCTCAGCACTCCCTCCTGCACCTCAGCACCCCCTCCTGCACCTCAGCACCCCCTCTTGCACCTCAGCACCCCCTTATACACCTCAGCACCCCCTTATACACCTCAGCACCCCCTCCTGCACCTCAGCACCCCCTCATACACCTCAGCACCCACTCCTACACTTCAGTACCCCCTTATAGACCTCAGCACCCCCCCTAAACCTCAGCACCCCCTTCTACCCCTCAGCACCCCCTCCTGCACCTCAGCACCCCCTCTTGCACCTCAGCACCCCCTCCTGCACCTCAGCACCCCCTTATACACCTCAGCACCCCCTCCTGCACCTCAGCACTCccttatatatcaataaattaaaCCATGCACTTAATTCAGGAGAGCAACAGTTAATGAaggagaccacagtcccggtaaCCCTACCCACCCAGTAGTcagttttgggacagctccaccgtTCTTTTTTCACCTTTCTCAGCCAAATTCTTATGAATTAAGCACATGgtttaatttattgttatatCCAAAGTAGATACTGGTCACACAAATCAGCTACAAGTTAATCCACTAATATTGAAATCACAATTGGGATTTTAGTTTAATTATAGCACCTGCACTTTATAATCATGAATTTTGGGATTTAAAATCCAAGGAataattaatttgtaattaatgtataaagtGATTAATTTAATTGATTAAATTCTATTTATTAAATGACTATTGCACTTTATATGGAGAATCAGCAAATAACTGATTGCACATAACCTGTTAGCACATTATTAATGAACTCTAATTctatgcactgcactttacttttgtaagaaacttttttaaaatacttttggaTTAAGAAGATTTTTTCTCAAGATTGGTTATTAATGAATTGAACTTGAAATATTTTGTGATTTGTTACTGGTGGGGTGTGGATCGTCATATAATAGGGACACTGAATGTCCAATACCAATTGTATGAAGTTCATCATTTTAGTGGTTTGAAGTAATTTAAGATTTTAGAGTGACCTTTGATTAATTATTAGTTATTGTGaggtactttattttattttcgttctatagaaaaatatttttcaccttCAATAGGTCCTGATTGGACCATAATTATACTGCTGCTGAACTTTCCTATCTATACATACACTTCTACTGTCCTCATAATCCTGCTCATATATGCAAAGTAatgtcactgggacagaatgttctgttatacagatagctagaatctcagctgccataaagcaggacaggactgctgcttacaatggggatcagataggaactgtgcagccactgggacagaatgttctgttatacagatagctagaatctcagctgccataaagcaggacaggactgctgcttacaatggggatcagataggatctgtgcagccactgggacagaatgttctgttatacagatagctagaatctcagctgccataaagcaggacaggactgctgcttacaatggggatcagataggatctgtgcagccactgggacagaatgttctgttatacagatagctagaatctcagctgccataaagcaggacaggactgctgcttacaatggggatcagataggatctgtgcagccactgggacagaatgttctgttatacagatagctagaatctcagctgccataaagcaggacaggactgctgcttacaatggggatcagataggatctgtgcagccactgggacagaatgttctgttatacagatagctagaatctcagctgccataaagcaggacaggactgctgcttacaatgggtgtGTAGCACAAAATCACCTCAGTAGATGACAGTTGCAAGGCAACATAAGAATCAGGTACAAACAGAAGGATTATATTAAGACGAGTGACCCCGTTAGTGACCCTAAATGGCAGCAGTGCTCACCCAATAACAGGTGTCAGACACAAACATGACATGATGCTGATGCCCACATGGGGCAGTTGAGGTAAACTGTCATTTATTCCTGTTGGAGGTGCAATGCCAGGCTTCCAGTCTGTACACAGGTCTCTGCTGGATAAGTAAAAGTCTGATAAAGATGAAACAGTTCCCCGAGTGGCGCTTGTTGGCCCAGTCACTTTAGTCAGCAGGTATCCCAGCATCCCTCACTTCTGCCTCTTGTAGATCTTGTGTGCCAGGGAGAGGAAGATCTCACGGGACAGGTTgagtgcatgctgggaaatgagCAGCTGCAGGCGCTGGTAACTCTCCTCCTCGTAGCGTTGGTATACGGCCGCCATGTCCAGCTCGTCGTACAACTGCTTCACCCGATGCACCTTGTCCGGCTCATTCCGCCCGTAGTTCTCCTGTAATAAGACGGGTGTTACAGCACAGACAGGACTCAGCCTGGACCAGCTTTGGCCAAGCACATTCCTGGCCACCCCTTGCCCAGGGCCCACGGCTCAGTTCCAGAAGGAGGCAGACACCCAGCAGTGCCACTTCATATTGAAAGGATTGGGAATATAGAAGTCTAAATGCTCTCCAGCAGAGGATGATGGGATCTGCAGTGCTACCCCTTAACATGGCTCCACCCCCCAAGACTGTAGGAGCTGCTTTACCTCTAGGACCTGGCGCTGCTCAGGGCTGACTCTCTTCAGTGCCTCCACCACTAGCCAGCCACACTTATTGTCCTGAATGTCGGTGCCAATCTTGCCCGTCACACTGGGGTCTCCATAACAGTCCAGATAATCATCCTGTAGGGGGCGACACTTAGTATCGACCAACTCCTGTTGCCCCACCCTCCAGTTACCCCTTCCCACCCGAGAAACCTCTCACCCACCTGAATCTGGAAGAACTCGCCCATCTCCAGCAGGATGGTCTTAGCATTCTTATGCTCCTCCTCTCCGTCTATTCCAGCCTATGAAAGAGAAAAGACTAAGCTCCGCCCATATACATTCCCTAAGGGACCCACTGAATATCAGCACCCAATTCCCCAGGGGTCCTGGCCAACAGGAGCAGCACCCAATTCCTCAGGGGCCCCAGCCAACAGGAGCAGCACCCAATTCCCCAGGGGTCCCGGCCAACAGGAATAGCACCCAATTCCCCAGGGGATGCAACAAACAGAAGCAGCACCCAATTCCCCAGGGGTCCCAATTCCCAGCATTTCCGTGGGGTACTCACCATGTACATGGCTGCAGCGACGGGGAGGTAGAAGGAATAAAAAGCCGTCTTGTATTTGACAATTGCTTTATACCTGCGGGGCAGAACAGGGGCTACAGGTCACAGAGCAAACATTACAGGGGGGAAATCAGACAGTCCCCAGAATAATAATGACTCTCCTGATCCCGCTGTACCTCTCAGTATCACTAGGGAACCAGGACTCACCTCTTCTCTGTGTATCTGTTTAAATCTACCTTCCCAGGCTGCGCAGTGATGAGATCCAGGGCCTGGCCCAGCTCCGTCTGATAGGAGGTCTGCAAGGGGAGGAGCCAGTGAGCAACGCATCAGGACCAGATGGCCACTCCCCGCCGTATTGGGGAATTGCCCCGTGTATATTGTACCTACAGCTGAATGGACTCACCTCCAGGAAGAGCTCCAGCAGGCTCAGGTAGTAGGGCTTCCCCCGGCAGTACTTGCGCAGGATTCGGTATATACACGCCTCCAGCAGGAACGAGTCATTCACAGCATCCAATCCGATGCCCTCCTGCAGCAAGAGACAGAGATGTAAGGAATGATCACATGTGCGAGGCAATTCCTGTTAGTCACTCTGTGCAGCAATCCAGTCATGCTTTACAGCAGAGCATTGATATGAAAGCGAGGGCAAGTCTCGGGCTGCACTAGCTGTTCCGGCTGTGAGACACTGACTGATGTCACACGGTTACTACTTCTCATTTCTACCCACCCAAGTGCCATACTCACCTTTCTGTACCAACATGGCTGCCCCCGGCGTGTCACCGAGTTATCCATGATGTCATCAGCCACCAGGAAGAAGGCTTGAAGCTGAGGGACATACAAAGGGTTACAGGAGAGCGAGTGGCCCCTGAGGGGGAGGGGTCCCAGTCAGACTTACCAGCTCCACACACCAGCCCACTGCCAGCGCTCTCTGTAGGTTGCCATCTTTGTGCAGCTCTGGGCCCAGCAACTCCCTGTATGAAGCCAACACGGTCACCCCCCGATTGCACTTGCCCCCCGGGGTGTTGTACTGCAGCACCTGTCACACACACAACAATCAGCTCCACCCACAATGGGGCAAGAAGCACCTCAAGCCCCTCCCCTTACCTCCTTTAGTCGGCCAATGGCATCTCCCACCTCTGGGTGCCCCGAGTCCTCGGCTGCCAAGTCCTCAACTATCTGCTCAAAGTATGAGGAGAACTCCTGCCTCTCACTGCTCACCTGAGACTTCATTCTGTCACTCACCTGAGGGCCAACAACAACTGTACATTAGTCACAAGCACCGCCCACATAACACAGCTCCTCCCCTACTCACACTGTAGCCACGCCTCTCATTTCCCTGCTCCGCCCTCTCCTGGGACCTCCTTACCGACCCCGCCCCTTCTCCACACACCGGCGAGTCCAGCGCAGCCGCCCAACGAGCCCGGAGAAGGAGGAGTCTGTGAGGGACAGGAGAAACTGTGACGCGCTGCTGGG
This Xenopus laevis strain J_2021 chromosome 8S, Xenopus_laevis_v10.1, whole genome shotgun sequence DNA region includes the following protein-coding sequences:
- the fdps.S gene encoding uncharacterized protein LOC414582 (The RefSeq protein has 2 substitutions compared to this genomic sequence): MKSQVSSERQEFSSYFEQIVEDLAAEDSGHPEVGDAIGRLKEVLQYNTLGGKCNRGVTVLASYRELLGPELHKDGNLQRALAVGWCVELLQAFFLVADDIMDNSVTRRGQPCWYRKEGIGLDAVNDSFLLEACIYRILRKYCRGKPYYLSLLELFLETSYQTELGQALDLITAQPGKVDLNRYTEKRYKAIVKYKTAFYSFYLPVAAAMYMAGIDGEEEHKNAKTILLEMGEFFQIQDDYLDCYGDPSVTGKIGTDIQDNKCGWLVVEALKRVSPEQRQVLEENYGRDEPDKVHRVKQLYDELDMAAVYQRYEEESYQRLQLLISQHALNLSREIFLSLAHKIYKRQK
- the fdps.S gene encoding uncharacterized protein LOC414582 isoform X3, with protein sequence MWLRLLRSSGCRFRPQQRVTVSPVPHRLLLLRARWAAALDSPVSDRMKSQVSSERQEFSSYFEQIVEDLAAEDSGHPEVGDAIGRLKEVLQYNTPGGKCNRGVTVLASYRELLGPELHKDGNLQRALAVGWCVELLQAFFLVADDIMDNSVTRRGQPCWYRKEGIGLDAVNDSFLLEACIYRILRKYCRGKPYYLSLLELFLETSYQTELGQALDLITAQPGKVDLNRYTEKRYKAIVKYKTAFYSFYLPVAAAMYMAGIDGEEEHKNAKTILLEMGEFFQIQDDYLDCYGDPSVTGKIGTDIQDNKCGWLVVEALKRVSPEQRQVLEENYGRNEPDKVHRVKQLYDELDMAAVYQRYEEESYQRLQLLISQHALNLSREIFLSLAHKIYKRQK
- the fdps.S gene encoding uncharacterized protein LOC414582 isoform X2; amino-acid sequence: MWLRLLRSSGCRFRPQQRVTVSPVPHRLLLLRARWAAALDSPVCGEGAGSVSDRMKSQVSSERQEFSSYFEQIVEDLAAEDSGHPEVGDAIGRLKEVLQYNTPGGKCNRGVTVLASYRELLGPELHKDGNLQRALAVGWCVELLQAFFLVADDIMDNSVTRRGQPCWYRKEGIGLDAVNDSFLLEACIYRILRKYCRGKPYYLSLLELFLETSYQTELGQALDLITAQPGKVDLNRYTEKRYKAIVKYKTAFYSFYLPVAAAMYMAGIDGEEEHKNAKTILLEMGEFFQIQDDYLDCYGDPSVTGKIGTDIQDNKCGWLVVEALKRVSPEQRQVLEENYGRNEPDKVHRVKQLYDELDMAAVYQRYEEESYQRLQLLISQHALNLSREIFLSLAHKIYKRQK
- the fdps.S gene encoding uncharacterized protein LOC414582 isoform X1; its protein translation is MWLRLLRSSGCRFRPQQRVTVSPVPHRLLLLRARWAAALDSPVCGEGAGSVRRSQERAEQGNERRGYSVSDRMKSQVSSERQEFSSYFEQIVEDLAAEDSGHPEVGDAIGRLKEVLQYNTPGGKCNRGVTVLASYRELLGPELHKDGNLQRALAVGWCVELLQAFFLVADDIMDNSVTRRGQPCWYRKEGIGLDAVNDSFLLEACIYRILRKYCRGKPYYLSLLELFLETSYQTELGQALDLITAQPGKVDLNRYTEKRYKAIVKYKTAFYSFYLPVAAAMYMAGIDGEEEHKNAKTILLEMGEFFQIQDDYLDCYGDPSVTGKIGTDIQDNKCGWLVVEALKRVSPEQRQVLEENYGRNEPDKVHRVKQLYDELDMAAVYQRYEEESYQRLQLLISQHALNLSREIFLSLAHKIYKRQK